A genomic window from Harpia harpyja isolate bHarHar1 unplaced genomic scaffold, bHarHar1 primary haplotype scaffold_39, whole genome shotgun sequence includes:
- the LOC128138372 gene encoding olfactory receptor 14C36-like translates to MSNSRSISEFLLLAFANIRELQLLHFWLFLGIYLAALLANGLIITAVACDHCLHTPMYFFLLNLSLLDLGSISTTVPKSMANSLWDTRAISYAGCAAQVFLLFFLMSAEFYLLTVMAYDRYVAICKPLHYGTLLGSRACVHMAAAAWGSGILNAVLHTANTFALPLCQGNAVDQFFCEIPQILKLSCSDAYLREVGVLGISAFIAFGCFTFIVLSYGQIFRAVLRIPSEEGRHKAFSTCLPHLAVVSLFVSTGLFAYLKPPSISSPSLDLLVAVLYSVVPPAVNPLIYSMRNHEIKDALRKLMTGCFQKQ, encoded by the coding sequence atgtccaacagcagatCCATCTccgagttcctcctcctggcatttgccaacattcgggagctgcagctcttgcacttctggctcttcctgggcatctacctggctgccctcctggccaacggcctcatcatcaccgccgtagcctgtgaccactgcctccacacccccatgtacttcttcctcctcaacctctccctcctcgacttgggctccatctccaccactgtccccaaatccatggccaattccctctgggacaccagggctatttcctatgcaggatgtgctgcacaggtctttctgttattctttttgatgtcagcagagttttatcttctgactgtcatggcctatgaccgctacgttgccatctgcaaacccctgcactacggaaccctcctgggcagcagagcttgtgtccacatggcagcagctgcctggggcagtgggatcctcaatgctgtgctgcacactgccaacaCATTTGcactacccctctgccaaggcaatgctgtggaccagttcttctgtgaaatcccccagatcctcaagctctcctgctcagatgcctacctcagagAAGTTGGCGTACTTGGGATCTCTGCCTTTATTGCATTTGGGTGTTTtactttcattgtgctgtcctatgggcagatcttcagggctgtgctgaggatcccctctgaggaaggacggcacaaagccttttccacctgcctccctcacctggctgtggtctccttgtttgtaagcactggcctttttgcctacctgaagcccccctccatctcctccccatccctggacctgctggtggcagttctgtactcagtggtgcctccagctgtgaaccccctcatctacagcatgagaaaccatgagatcaaggatgccctgagaaaactaatgactggatgctttcagaagcaataa